A stretch of Henckelia pumila isolate YLH828 chromosome 4, ASM3356847v2, whole genome shotgun sequence DNA encodes these proteins:
- the LOC140867253 gene encoding cytochrome b561 and DOMON domain-containing protein At2g04850, with amino-acid sequence MLMILLFHIALSLHANVAFSSRCMTKTASKTFERCTMLPTQQASLAWSFHPHNATLDLAFFGTFISPSGWVGWGINPISPEMTGTRALIAFPDPNSGQIVLLPYILDPTVKLQKNALLSRPLDIHVLSSSAALYGGRMATIHDGATIQIYTTLKLPTNKTKIHFIWNRGLYVQGYSPTIHPTTLNDLSSVTTIDVLSGTSAKSSTNPRTLKIVHGILNAISWGILLPVGVVTARYLRHIQAIGPAWFYVHAGIQILAVFLGTIGFSIGIKLGEMSPGRVFGLHRKLAFAAFCLGWLQTLALLFRPKTTHKFRKYWKSYHHFVGYACVLLGVINVFQGFEIMGEDTSYAKLVYCLCLSTILGVCIALEVNSWVIFCRKSKEEKLRREGIFGDIYDKGSGSITRG; translated from the coding sequence ATGCTGATGATCTTGCTATTCCACATTGCTCTGTCCCTTCATGCAAACGTCGCCTTTTCGTCTCGTTGCATGACCAAGACCGCCTCGAAAACCTTCGAAAGATGCACCATGCTCCCCACTCAACAAGCTTCCCTGGCTTGGTCATTCCACCCCCACAATGCAACTCTTGATCTAGCCTTCTTTGGCACCTTCATTTCGCCCTCCGGATGGGTTGGATGGGGCATCAACCCGATCTCCCCTGAGATGACCGGAACACGAGCCTTGATCGCGTTCCCGGATCCAAACTCAGGCCAAATTGTCCTACTACCATATATCCTGGATCCAACAGTCAAGCTCCAGAAAAATGCCCTGCTATCCCGACCTCTAGACATACATGTCCTCTCTTCTTCCGCGGCATTGTATGGTGGCCGTATGGCCACCATACACGATGGCGCCACCATCCAAATCTACACAACATTAAAGCTTCCAACAAACAAAACCAAGATCCATTTCATTTGGAACCGCGGCCTATACGTGCAAGGTTACTCTCCGACGATACATCCAACTACGTTAAACGATCTTTCCTCTGTAACAACAATAGATGTCCTTTCAGGCACATCAGCCAAGTCAAGTACCAATCCTAGAACACTTAAAATAGTGCATGGGATCCTCAATGCCATCTCTTGGGGGATCCTGCTGCCAGTAGGGGTCGTCACGGCCCGATATCTAAGGCACATACAAGCCATAGGACCTGCATGGTTCTATGTTCATGCAGGGATACAAATCCTAGCTGTTTTCTTAGGGACAATAGGATTCTCCATTGGGATCAAACTAGGGGAAATGTCACCAGGCCGAGTTTTCGGGCTGCACCGGAAACTCGCGTTCGCCGCGTTTTGTTTAGGGTGGTTGCAAACTCTGGCACTATTGTTCAGGCCTAAAACAACACACAAATTTAGAAAGTACTGGAAATCCTATCACCATTTTGTTGGATATGCTTGTGTTTTGTTAGGTGTTATTAATGTTTTCCAAGGATTCGAAATCATGGGAGAGGACACATCTTATGCTAAATTAGTGTATTGCTTGTGTCTTTCGACAATACTAGGCGTTTGCATTGCATTGGAAGTGAATTCTTGGGTGATTTTTTGTCGGAAATCCAAGGAAGAAAAGCTAAGGAGAGAAGGGATATTTGGAGATATTTATGACAAGGGAAGTGGCTCAATCACTCGTGGCTAA
- the LOC140863206 gene encoding phenylalanine--tRNA ligase, chloroplastic/mitochondrial isoform X2, which produces MHLLKIFEIVKDDPTNNVPDSIFSKLGLQLHRRDQHPLGILKNAIYDYFDTNYPNKFDKFDDLSPLVSVKANFDDVLVPTDHVSRSYNDTYYVDSQTVLRCHTSAHQAQLLRGGHTHFLVTGDVYRRDSIDSTHYPVFHQMEGVRVFTPADWEDSGTDAISYVAEDLKKCLEGLAHHLFGGVEMRWIDAYFPFTNPSFELEIYFQDKWLEVLGCGVMEQEILKRSGRTDDLAWAFGLGLERLAMVLFDIPDIRLFWTNDQRFTSQFSKGQLGLKFKPFSKYPPCYKDVSFWISDAFTENNLCEIIRGVAGDLVEEVTLIDNFTNKKGMTSHCYRIAYRSMERSLTDEEINDLQWTVREQIESKLKVVMR; this is translated from the exons ATGCACCTCCTCAAAATTTTTG AAATAGTGAAGGATGATCCAACAAATAATGTTCCGGATTCAATATTCTCAAAGCTGGGATTGCAGCTTCATAGGAGGGATCAACATCCTCTTGGCATACTAAAGAATGCAATCTATGATTATTTTGATACCAACTATCCAAAcaaatttgataaatttgatGATTTGAGCCCTTTAGTATCTGTAAAAGCG AATTTTGATGATGTATTAGTGCCTACTGATCATGTGAGCAGGAGTTATAATGATACATATTATGTGGATTCTCAAACTGTCCTGAGGTGTCATACGAGTGCACATCAAGCTCAGTTGCTAAGGGGAGGGCATACTCATTTCCTTGTTACTGGAGATGTTTACAGAAGAGATTCGATTGATTCAACTCACTACCCAGTATTTCACCAG ATGGAAGGAGTCCGAGTTTTCACTCCAGCTGACTGGGAAGACTCTGGTACTGATGCTATATCATATGTAGCTGAGGATCTAAAGAAATGTCTTGAGGGTTTGGCACACCATTTATTTG GTGGCGTGGAGATGCGCTGGATTGATGCTTATTTTCCCTTCACAAATCCCTCATTTGAATTGGAAATATATTTTCAG GACAAGTGGCTGGAAGTATTGGGTTGTGGAGTAATGGAACAAGAAATACTCAAGAGAAGTGGTAGAACGGACGACCTTGCTTGGGCTTTTGGGCTCGGACTGGAGCGACTAGCTATGGTTCTATTTGACATTCCAGATATCCGCCTTTTCTGGACCAATGACCAGCGGTTTACTTCACAA TTCTCCAAGGGCCAGCTCGGGTTGAAGTTCAAACCATTCTCGAAG TACCCTCCATGTTACAAGGACGTGAGTTTCTGGATTAGCGATGCATTTACTGAAAATAACCTCTGTGAAATTATCAGAGGTGTTGCTGGGGATCTTGTGGAGGAG GTGACGTTGATCGATAACTTCACCAATAAGAAAGGAATGACGAGTCACTGCTATAGGATAGCGTATAGGTCGATGGAACGGTCTCTAACTGACGAGGAAATTAATGATTTACAG TGGACGGTACGGGAACAAATCGAGTCCAAGTTGAAGGTGGTTATGAGATGA
- the LOC140860302 gene encoding uncharacterized protein encodes MGIPRISIVAASLIFFLVSCSITKLGEGKAYESPEYAVMHSESDFEVRFYRESVWMSASADEISFEKATRDGFHRLFQFIEGANLNFSRIPMTVPVLTSVVPGAGPLQSSAYNIKFYLPVEFQGTPPLPLPELKLKPDSWKCHCIAVRKFSGFARDNNIVKEAEKLAMSLSRSAWANTSFVQSEYAYSIAQYNSPFRFIGRVNEVWVVVDGSEAAGCKPRLVAEF; translated from the exons ATGGGTATCCCAAGAATTTCGATTGTGGCAGCATCACTGATATTCTTCCTTGTATCATGTAGCATCACCAAATTGGGTGAAGGGAAAGCGTACGAGTCGCCGGAGTATGCAGTGATGCACTCTGAATCAGATTTCGAGGTGAGATTCTACAGAGAATCGGTCTGGATGAGTGCTTCGGCGGACGAAATCTCGTTCGAGAAAGCCACCAGAGATGGCTTCCACAG ATTATTCCAGTTCATAGAGGGAGCAAATTTGAACTTTTCCAGGATTCCAATGACTGTACCTGTATTGACAAGCGTGGTTCCAGGAGCTGGACCTCTTCAATCATCAGCatacaatataaaattttatttaccaGTAGAATTCCAGGGAACCCCACCTCTTCCCCTTCCTGAGCTGAAACTGAAACCCGATTCCTGGAAATGTCATTGCATTGCTGTCAGGAAATTTTCGGGCTTCGCAAGAGATAATAATATTGTGAAAGAAGCTGAAAAGTTGGCAATGAGTTTGAGCAGGTCTGCGTGGGCAAACACAAGTTTTGTGCAGAGTGAGTATGCTTACTCGATTGCGCAGTACAATTCTCCGTTCCGGTTCATTGGTCGTGTCAACGAGGTTTGGGTGGTTGTCGATGGGTCTGAGGCTGCTGGTTGCAAACCCCGTCTTGTGGCCGAATTCTGA
- the LOC140860301 gene encoding probable apyrase 7 codes for MEPKSKWKLQSTSFICNPRIKKTIIIIILIIGILGGYLVVKDQIFMSEKMNTHFTVVLDCGSTGSRVNVYEWMANDGNEAYGKLPILLRSYPQNVEKSNGCEYHCMQTEPGLHNFVDNGFRVRTSLEPLIRYAEQWVPLKRHAMTPIMVFATAGMRRLNVEEAVRVLKNVENVVKEYGFLYRKSWIRVLSGKEEAYFGWVALNYQMGVFRSSLMTHTLGLLDIGGSSLQVVAQVDASVKDGHEFRSKFGPFDYDVSAYSLPAFGFNEAFDRTIIMLSHTQSLRESGSGMFEVRHPCLGYGFFQNHSCGGCFGLDRRSSRNLRKQVRGNELNSLLLVGEPNWEQCKVIARSAAINSSSSDWSHKVHRSKCVGLTNDGGITELNLTKTSHSVTLYHALSGFFAVSHALNLSQRANLTMLWELSDRLCSNRPADQTSITRLDCFRLPYLASLIENALCLNGVDIIFGPGNVSWTLGASLIEGEYLWLGSDKSQNDILSVLDHKMVFSPLFTFLLLFLLLLFVYCSQIKLPMLGRKMAASRTSLPSYLYPKGQPD; via the exons ATGGAGCCCAAGTCGAAATGGAAGCTTCAAAGTACAAGTTTTATTTGCAACCCcagaataaaaaaaacaattataatTATCATCTTGATCATAGGAATACTTGGTGGATATCTGGTTGTTAAAGATCAAATTTTTATGTCTGAGAAGATGAACACACATTTCACTGTTGTATTGGACTGTGGAAGTACTGGCTCAAGAGTAAATGTGTATGAGTGGATGGCTAATGATGGTAATGAGGCTTATGGGAAGTTGCCCATTTTGTTAAGAAGTTACCCACAAAATGTTGAAAAAAGCAATGGTTGTGAGTACCACTGTATGCAAACTGAGCCAGGGTTGCATAATTTTGTCGATAATGGATTTAGAGTGAGGACATCTTTAGAGCCACTGATTAGATATGCAGAACAATGGGTACCTTTAAAGAGGCATGCTATGACACCTATAATGGTTTTTGCCACAGCTGGAATGAGGAGATTAAACGTGGAAGAAGCTGTGCGGGTTTTGAAGAATGTTGAGAATGTTGTGAAAGAGTATGGGTTTTTGTACAGGAAGAGCTGGATTCGGGTCCTGAGTGGGAAGGAGGAAGCATATTTCGGTTGGGTAGCATTGAATTATCAAATGGGTGTATTTAGGAGTTCTTTGATGACACACACATTGGGACTTCTTGATATAGGAGGATCGTCATTACAGGTGGTGGCTCAGGTAGATGCTTCTGTGAAAGACGGTCATGAATTTAGATCAAAGTTTGGCCCATTTGATTATGATGTTTCAGCATATTCTTTACCAGCTTTTGGTTTTAATGAAGCTTTTGATCGGACAATCATTATGCTTAGCCATACTCAGTCGCTTAGAGAAAGTGGTAGTGGTATGTTTGAGGTTAGACATCCGTGTCTTGGTTATGGTTTCTTTCAAAACCATTCATGTGGTGGTTGCTTTGGACTTGATCGAAGAAGTTCAAGAAACCTGAGAAAACAGGTGAGAGGCAATGAGTTAAATTCTCTGTTACTTGTTGGGGAACCCAATTGGGAGCAGTGTAAAGTGATCGCTAGGTCAGCTGCCATCAATTCTAGCAGTTCAGATTGGTCACACAAAGTTCATCGTTCCAAGTGTGTAGGCTTGACTAATGATGGAG GCATCACGGAGCTTAATTTAACAAAAACATCGCACTCTGTAACACTTTATCATGCGTTATCTGGATTCTTCGCTGTCTCCCATGCACTAAACTTGAGCCAGAGGGCAAACCTGACCATGCTGTGGGAGTTGAGTGACAGGTTATGTTCAAACCGGCCAGCTGATCAGACGAGCATCACCAGGCTGGATTGCTTTCGGCTCCCGTATTTGGCGTCTCTTATCGAAAATGCTCTTTGCCTAAATGGTGTGGACATAATATTCGGGCCTGGAAATGTTTCTTGGACACTAGGCGCATCACTAATCGAGGGAGAATACTTATGGCTTGGTTCTGATAAATCTCAAAATGACATTCTTTCTGTGTTAGACCATAAAATGGTATTTTCCCCATTGTTTACATTTCTTTTGCTTTTCCTGCTGCTCCTCTTTGTTTATTGCAGTCAAATTAAGTTGCCTATGTTAGGTAGAAAGATGGCTGCTTCTCGGACATCATTGCCATCTTACCTATATCCTAAAGGACAACCTGATTGA
- the LOC140863206 gene encoding phenylalanine--tRNA ligase, chloroplastic/mitochondrial isoform X1, with product MALSLAHTAFSTKPSHFLSRGSIIFGLQFSSFSTSFATVPSEKVNTCKKWRHPVASLLELGGAKISREEIVKDDPTNNVPDSIFSKLGLQLHRRDQHPLGILKNAIYDYFDTNYPNKFDKFDDLSPLVSVKANFDDVLVPTDHVSRSYNDTYYVDSQTVLRCHTSAHQAQLLRGGHTHFLVTGDVYRRDSIDSTHYPVFHQMEGVRVFTPADWEDSGTDAISYVAEDLKKCLEGLAHHLFGGVEMRWIDAYFPFTNPSFELEIYFQDKWLEVLGCGVMEQEILKRSGRTDDLAWAFGLGLERLAMVLFDIPDIRLFWTNDQRFTSQFSKGQLGLKFKPFSKYPPCYKDVSFWISDAFTENNLCEIIRGVAGDLVEEVTLIDNFTNKKGMTSHCYRIAYRSMERSLTDEEINDLQWTVREQIESKLKVVMR from the exons ATGGCGCTCTCACTTGCCCATACTGCCTTTTCAACGAAGCCCTCCCATTTCCTCTCCAGAGGAAGCATTATTTTTGGCCTACAATTTTCATCTTTCTCAACATCCTTCGCCACGGTTCCTTCGGAAAAAGTTAACACTTGCAAGAAATGGCGGCATCCTGTGGCCTCACTTCTCGAACTTGGTGGTGCTAAGATTTCTAGAGAAG AAATAGTGAAGGATGATCCAACAAATAATGTTCCGGATTCAATATTCTCAAAGCTGGGATTGCAGCTTCATAGGAGGGATCAACATCCTCTTGGCATACTAAAGAATGCAATCTATGATTATTTTGATACCAACTATCCAAAcaaatttgataaatttgatGATTTGAGCCCTTTAGTATCTGTAAAAGCG AATTTTGATGATGTATTAGTGCCTACTGATCATGTGAGCAGGAGTTATAATGATACATATTATGTGGATTCTCAAACTGTCCTGAGGTGTCATACGAGTGCACATCAAGCTCAGTTGCTAAGGGGAGGGCATACTCATTTCCTTGTTACTGGAGATGTTTACAGAAGAGATTCGATTGATTCAACTCACTACCCAGTATTTCACCAG ATGGAAGGAGTCCGAGTTTTCACTCCAGCTGACTGGGAAGACTCTGGTACTGATGCTATATCATATGTAGCTGAGGATCTAAAGAAATGTCTTGAGGGTTTGGCACACCATTTATTTG GTGGCGTGGAGATGCGCTGGATTGATGCTTATTTTCCCTTCACAAATCCCTCATTTGAATTGGAAATATATTTTCAG GACAAGTGGCTGGAAGTATTGGGTTGTGGAGTAATGGAACAAGAAATACTCAAGAGAAGTGGTAGAACGGACGACCTTGCTTGGGCTTTTGGGCTCGGACTGGAGCGACTAGCTATGGTTCTATTTGACATTCCAGATATCCGCCTTTTCTGGACCAATGACCAGCGGTTTACTTCACAA TTCTCCAAGGGCCAGCTCGGGTTGAAGTTCAAACCATTCTCGAAG TACCCTCCATGTTACAAGGACGTGAGTTTCTGGATTAGCGATGCATTTACTGAAAATAACCTCTGTGAAATTATCAGAGGTGTTGCTGGGGATCTTGTGGAGGAG GTGACGTTGATCGATAACTTCACCAATAAGAAAGGAATGACGAGTCACTGCTATAGGATAGCGTATAGGTCGATGGAACGGTCTCTAACTGACGAGGAAATTAATGATTTACAG TGGACGGTACGGGAACAAATCGAGTCCAAGTTGAAGGTGGTTATGAGATGA
- the LOC140866752 gene encoding plant UBX domain-containing protein 10-like, with product MPSTMGEAARSLGDASLNSIVRRMVSLPRSILGGFSRVVNQGIDLISTGDRQNQNHQHIRHPNYPIHYPPQQPQMVQEEWAFLARFEQQYGTLHPFFYACRFANALKMAQEEHKFLFMYIHSPEHPFTPSFCRETLSSEVTVQFLDANFVSWGTLASGGEGIHMATALRAASFPFCAVVAPASGDNLAVLQQIEGPVSPGELVEILQRTLEEQGPAFGSGRAKRQEKANSTRRLREEQDAAYLASLQIDREKSRMESPTSSENSVPKQEKSKQSSTRSKLPTALKQAATKTEASHKPSTSKTKNSEPTQILIRFPNGERREQSFLCTDKIKAIYRYIDSLGLEGVANYRLISNFPRKVYGVDQMGMALKDSGLHPKASLFLEIL from the exons atGCCATCAACAATGGGGGAAGCTGCTAGATCACTCGGCGATGCGTCGTTGAACAGCATCGTGCGTAGAATGGTTAGCCTTCCCCGGAGCATATTAGGCGGTTTTTCGCGAGTTGTGAATCAAGGAATAGACTTGATCAGTACAGGGGATAGACAAAACCAGAATCATCAGCACATTCGCCATCCGAACTATCCGATCCATTATCCTCCTCAGCAGCCTCAAATGGTCCAAGAAGAATGGGCTTTCCTTGCAAGATTCGAGCAGCAATATGGGACGTTGCATCCCTTTTTCTACGCATGCCGGTTCGCGAATGCGCTAAAGATGGCACAAGAAGAGCATAAGTTCTTGTTCATGTACATTCATTCCCCGGAACATCCTTTCACCCCTTCTTTCTGCAGGGAGACGCTTAGTTCAGAGGTGACAGTACAGTTTCTTGATGCGAATTTCGTTAGCTGGGGCACGCTCGCCAGTGGAGGAGAGGGCATTCATATGGCTACAGCTTTAAGGGCTGCCAGCTTTCCGTTCTGCGCGGTGGTGGCTCCGGCTTCTGGAGATAATTTAGCAGTTCTGCAACAG ATAGAAGGACCAGTTTCCCCAGGCGAACTGGTTGAAATTTTACAGAGGACGTTGGAAGAACAAGGACCAGCATTTGGGAGTGGCAGGGCTAAGCGGCAAGAGAAGGCGAATTCGACTCGTCGGTTGAGAGAAGAGCAAGATGCTGCTTATCTTGCATCCCTTCAGATAGATAGA GAGAAATCAAGAATGGAGAGCCCTACATCTTCAGAAAACAGTGTTCCAAAACAAGAGAAATCCAAACAAAGCTCCACAAGAAGCAAACTACCAACTGCACTAAAACAAGCTGCAACCAAGACAGAAGCTTCTCATAAACCTAGTACCAGTAAAACGAAAAACTCGGAACCCACTCAG ATTTTGATCCGGTTTCCGAATGGAGAGAGGAGGGAGCAGAGCTTCCTCTGTACAGACAAGATCAAAGCCATTTATCGGTACATCGACTCGCTAGGCCTAGAAGGAGTCGCAAACTACAGGCTAATATCAAACTTCCCTAGAAAAGTTTATGGTGTTGACCAAATGGGAATGGCACTCAAGGATTCTGGGCTCCATCCAAAAGCAAGCCTCTTTCTTGAGATTCTTTGA